From Sphingomonas hengshuiensis, one genomic window encodes:
- a CDS encoding glycosyltransferase family 4 protein, with product MNHTASLPRVDGEHPLAPAPGPTEAAPARGAARPGARARPRRVLIIVENLPVPFDRRVWLEATTLRDAGYEVSVICPTGMDYPKGYELVSGIHVYRHDLPAEGNGLAGYIREYGAALWSELTLTLRVLFTRGFDVIHACNPPDLIFLVAMLFRPLGKRFLFDHHDLCPELFETKFAKRGLQYRAMVLAERMTFALASVSIATNESYRRIAIERGKMRPDRVFVVRSGPNLAKIHPGPAQPELKQGRRYLIGYVGVIGRQEGLDLLVDAAALIRSQGRDDIHYGIVGGGPELEAIKAYAAERGVSDIFTFTGRAPDELMMAMLNTADVCVNPDRVDAMNDLSTMNKIMEYMALGKPIVQFDVTEGRFSAQDASLYARANDSLDFAANIVALLDDPDRRAQMGASGLQRVHDQLSWEHERPKLLAAYDALFAR from the coding sequence ATGAACCACACCGCGTCCCTTCCCCGGGTCGACGGCGAGCATCCCTTGGCGCCCGCTCCCGGCCCGACCGAGGCTGCACCGGCAAGAGGCGCAGCGCGGCCGGGCGCGCGCGCGCGCCCGCGCCGGGTTCTGATCATCGTCGAAAACCTCCCGGTGCCGTTCGACCGGCGGGTCTGGCTGGAAGCGACAACGTTGCGCGACGCCGGCTATGAAGTGAGCGTGATCTGCCCGACGGGCATGGACTATCCGAAAGGATATGAGCTGGTTTCCGGCATCCATGTCTACCGCCACGACCTTCCGGCCGAGGGAAACGGGCTCGCCGGCTATATTCGCGAATATGGCGCCGCGCTCTGGAGCGAGTTGACGCTGACGCTGCGCGTGTTGTTCACGCGCGGCTTCGACGTGATTCACGCATGCAATCCGCCCGACCTGATCTTCCTGGTCGCGATGCTCTTCCGACCGCTCGGCAAGCGCTTTCTGTTCGACCATCACGATCTCTGTCCCGAATTGTTCGAGACCAAATTCGCCAAGCGGGGCCTGCAATATCGCGCGATGGTGCTTGCCGAACGGATGACGTTCGCGCTCGCCTCGGTCTCGATCGCCACCAATGAGAGCTATCGGCGGATAGCGATCGAGCGCGGCAAGATGCGGCCCGATCGGGTGTTCGTCGTGCGTTCGGGCCCGAATCTGGCGAAGATCCATCCTGGTCCGGCGCAGCCGGAGCTCAAGCAGGGGCGCCGCTATCTGATCGGATATGTCGGCGTGATCGGGCGGCAGGAGGGGCTCGACCTGCTGGTCGATGCCGCCGCCTTGATCCGCAGCCAGGGGCGCGACGACATCCATTATGGCATCGTCGGCGGGGGCCCCGAACTCGAGGCGATCAAAGCCTATGCCGCGGAGCGCGGAGTGAGCGACATCTTCACCTTCACCGGCCGCGCGCCCGACGAACTGATGATGGCGATGCTCAATACCGCCGATGTCTGCGTCAATCCGGACCGAGTCGATGCGATGAACGACCTCAGCACCATGAACAAGATCATGGAATATATGGCGCTGGGAAAGCCGATCGTTCAGTTCGACGTGACCGAGGGGCGGTTTTCGGCGCAGGACGCGTCGCTGTACGCGCGCGCCAACGATTCGCTGGATTTCGCCGCGAACATCGTGGCGCTGCTCGACGATCCCGATCGACGGGCGCAGATGGGCGCATCCGGCCTCCAGCGCGTCCATGACCAACTCTCCTGGGAGCATGAGCGCCCGAAACTGCTTGCGGCATATGATGCGCTGTTCGCACGCTGA